CGAGCACGCGAATTTGCAGCGATAGATCGCACAGGGCTTCGCAGACCTTGCTGAACGCAGCGTCTATCATGCGCAGCTCCTCCTGCTGACGGTCCGAGGGTAAAATATAGTCCGGATGCCGATTGCCCAGCATGAAGACCAGCTGCAGTGCCTCTTTGCGCACGCACTCGTAGTCATCCTTCATGGCCTCGACGGCACGCTTGTAGAGCACCGCCGGCAGCTGGGATCCCCGTTCGCCGAGGGTCAGCAGGGCGTGCAGAGCCTGGGCACGAACGCTCGAGTCCTGCGAGTCGATGTAGAAGGCTAACTTCCATACGTAATGACGCTCACCCTCCATTTTGGTGGCAAAACGACCGATCACCAGCATGGCGTTCTTCTGCGTATGCGTGGAACCGGAGCGGAGCTGCTCCTTGGCCAGGTGGGCCACCTGGGTTTTGTACGATATGGGCAACATGTGCTTCCTGCGCTCCCCGATTCGAAACAGGCACATCATGCCCTGGGCGAGCACCTTCTGGGACACCTCCTTCCTCAACAAGAAGATAAAGTAGTCGATGATCATGGTAAGCGCCTGCTCGGTGGCACACTCGCAACCCAATCCGGACAGCAGTTCGAGCAGCTTCACCCGGATGGAGGTGTCGCTATCGCGTTCCTGTAGCTGATAAAGTTGGAAGATCTTGCTGGCCACCTCCTTAAGCTCGCCCATTTCCACGTCCTCGTAGGATATCTCATCGGTGATCTTGACCAAGAGCTCCAGCAGTTCTCTGCTATTAGCGGCTGTCATTGGGGGAGCTCCAGTCGCCGCAGCCGGCGGATTTCCGATTACACCTGTTGACGGAGCTCCCGTTGATGCAACTGGTGTCCCAGTGGGCAGGACCAACGCGCCGGAGGGCAGGTTGCCCACATAGGCGTCCAGTTGGTTGAGCGCCGTCAGCTTGCGCTCCACATTGCCCGCTTTTCCGGATTTCCCGCCCTTGGTATCAGCGGCCAGCGTTTGCAAACGCAGCTTCTTCACCGGCGGCGACCCGTCCACCGTTTCCACGTAGGTGCCTAAGCGCTTCTTAATGGCCAGCGCCATGGTTTCCTTTTCGTTTGCGCGAGTCAACCAATGAAGACCGGAGTTTCACTCTTCCACTTGGTTAAGGTAAACCGCAATTTAGAGATGGCACACCACCGATGCCAACCACCCGCACCTAGCGATGGCATCGAAACCGCGCAAATAAACTTCTTGCTGGTGGACAACacatcaataaataaattgctttCACAAGAGTGATAATGGTAATATCACTAggcatttaataattatattatataaaaaaaatgtggcaTTTAGTAATCATATAAAGACAACTAGGCAACCTTGAAGACCTGAAACATCGATAGCATAGTGAGAAATCGATGTTTTCCTTTCGTCTTTTGTTGTGCTCTCGCTCTTCTTCCTGAAGTGAAAACTTCTCAACAAAGTTATGATGATTCATCAACCACTATTTGGGTATTCATCCTCAACTCGGGTTGATTCGCCCGTAAATCATtacttataattaaatttatccTTGTTTCTACTATGTCATCTCACATGGGCATAGTTATGATTTCTGTACGCCGTTCATATCCACGTTCAAAAAGGACAAGGGGTCTTCATCTACCTTGCCCTTCTTTTTAGCTGCGCAATTCTTTACGCATCTCATGGCTTTGGATAAGACTTTTTCCGAGGGTAGCGTCGGTTCCACCTGACCGATGGCGTCTGTAGTTGGGAACAATTATTGAGTGGACCACTAAAAGTTCGATATCGAGCACTAAACTTACTCATAAGCGAACGAAACAGATGTTCGTGATCTTTAAGTCTTTTCTTCTTCTGATTCCCATCGATATTGTAGTTCAGGAGGATGTCTTCGGAGAAAATGAGTCTTATGGTTCGACTTAATCTTCCCTGGCGCAGGAATTTCCGTATGGAATTCGTCTGATCAAGGATCATATGAGTACAactgtatacatatatatattctagtgAGGGAAAAGCATGAGGAAGGGGAAACTTACATAGATCCCCCTGGAGTCCTGGCTTATCTTGTGATCCACTTCGACCAGATCTTTCTCACACAGAATTGGAAAATCATCGTCCGGATTTCCCTTCGCCTTCGGCTTGGTCGTTTTCATCGACTGCTTAACGAATTCCGTGAGTGTCTTAACCGCCCTTGTCAAGTTTTCGATTTCCGCGCTCTGCGACAGGACTCGTGAATTGAGTTCTAGGTGGGTTAGGTAGTGGGTGTATGATCCGGTGTTATAAGGTATGTCACAAACATACCATCTATCTTTGTCAGCAGCATGGCATTGGCTGCGATATGACTATGCTCGGTGGCGAGGCAAAGCCTCTTGATTTCAGTTGTTTCGTTAATTTTCAGCATTAAAGTGAATATATTGAGTTTACGAATGGATGAA
The Drosophila mauritiana strain mau12 chromosome X, ASM438214v1, whole genome shotgun sequence DNA segment above includes these coding regions:
- the LOC117146595 gene encoding uncharacterized protein LOC117146595 isoform X2; the encoded protein is MILDQTNSIRKFLRQGRLSRTIRLIFSEDILLNYNIDGNQKKKRLKDHEHLFRSLMNAIGQVEPTLPSEKVLSKAMRCVKNCAAKKKGKVDEDPLSFLNVDMNGVQKS
- the LOC117146595 gene encoding uncharacterized protein LOC117146595 isoform X1 — translated: MLKINETTEIKRLCLATEHSHIAANAMLLTKIDELNSRVLSQSAEIENLTRAVKTLTEFVKQSMKTTKPKAKGNPDDDFPILCEKDLVEVDHKISQDSRGIYTNSIRKFLRQGRLSRTIRLIFSEDILLNYNIDGNQKKKRLKDHEHLFRSLMNAIGQVEPTLPSEKVLSKAMRCVKNCAAKKKGKVDEDPLSFLNVDMNGVQKS
- the LOC117146595 gene encoding uncharacterized protein LOC117146595 isoform X3; this encodes MLKINETTEIKRLCLATEHSHIAANAMLLTKIDELNSRVLSQSAEIENLTRAVKTLTEFVKQSMKTTKPKAKGNPDDDFPILCEKDLVEVDHKISQDSRGIYLYSYDP